One stretch of Streptomyces sp. NBC_00443 DNA includes these proteins:
- a CDS encoding sulfotransferase family protein, which yields MSSPPLALTLANQLLRPGFGSRRGPDRIFDRIVVETGEAKGDRQFVDDFRLLLGWWAGAENLTPLGWQSAQVFVRRHLANRARVRGLIAGHPEIEREPVEKPVFVVGLPRTATTVTHSVLSLSAEHRGPLLWELLTPGLEPSPRERRKAVTAGRRMVQGTNLFAPRFRDIHAMAAEGPEECTFALPHALMPLSQVLIPEYVEWYRARDFTDDYRYLKQVFQVLQYGRPRRRWILKSPLHLGNLDALHTVFPDATIVWCHRDPVTVVASFCSLIEHGMAVSTRPLDLHGIGATWSGLLSRAMRRGLAARAALPREAVVDAPYSWLGAEPATGAPKLYDAVGARWTDAEAARLAGAVARPKGTRPHRYDLARYGLTRAEVEDAFADYNALRAEVDRA from the coding sequence GTGTCCTCGCCTCCGCTCGCCCTCACTCTCGCCAACCAGCTGCTGCGGCCGGGCTTCGGATCCCGTCGCGGTCCCGACCGGATCTTCGACCGGATCGTCGTGGAGACGGGAGAGGCGAAGGGGGACCGGCAGTTCGTCGACGACTTCCGGCTGCTGCTGGGCTGGTGGGCCGGGGCCGAGAACCTCACGCCTCTCGGCTGGCAGTCCGCTCAGGTCTTCGTGCGGCGGCATCTCGCCAACCGGGCGCGGGTGCGTGGGCTGATCGCCGGGCACCCGGAGATCGAGCGGGAGCCGGTCGAGAAGCCGGTGTTCGTCGTGGGCCTGCCGCGTACCGCGACCACCGTCACGCACTCCGTGCTGTCGCTCTCGGCCGAGCACCGCGGTCCCCTGCTGTGGGAACTGCTCACCCCCGGCCTGGAGCCGTCGCCCCGTGAGCGACGGAAGGCGGTCACGGCAGGCCGCCGCATGGTCCAGGGAACCAACCTGTTCGCACCGCGCTTCCGCGACATCCACGCGATGGCCGCCGAGGGCCCCGAGGAGTGCACGTTCGCCCTGCCGCACGCCCTCATGCCGCTGTCGCAGGTGCTGATACCGGAGTACGTGGAGTGGTACCGCGCGCGGGACTTCACCGACGACTACCGGTACCTCAAGCAGGTGTTCCAGGTCCTGCAGTACGGCCGTCCACGGCGCCGCTGGATCCTCAAGTCCCCGCTGCACCTGGGCAACCTCGACGCGCTGCACACGGTGTTCCCGGACGCCACGATCGTGTGGTGCCACCGCGATCCGGTCACCGTCGTGGCCTCCTTCTGCAGCCTGATCGAGCACGGCATGGCCGTCAGCACCCGCCCCCTCGACCTGCACGGCATCGGCGCCACCTGGTCCGGCCTGCTGAGCCGTGCCATGCGACGCGGCCTCGCGGCCCGTGCCGCCCTGCCCCGCGAGGCGGTGGTGGACGCCCCGTACTCCTGGCTCGGTGCCGAGCCCGCCACAGGTGCCCCGAAGCTCTACGACGCGGTCGGCGCCCGCTGGACTGACGCCGAGGCAGCCCGGCTGGCCGGTGCCGTCGCCCGCCCGAAGGGCACCCGACCGCACCGCTACGACCTGGCCCGCTACGGCCTGACCCGCGCCGAGGTCGAGGACGCCTTCGCGGACTACAACGCGCTGCGGGCCGAGGTCGACCGCGCCTGA
- the dxr gene encoding 1-deoxy-D-xylulose-5-phosphate reductoisomerase, whose product MSDSPAPLADPHLVYDPVAGDGPKDVVILGSTGSIGTQAIDLVLRNPDRFRVTALSANGGRVALLAEQAYRLKARTVAVAREDVVPALREALKAQYGTGEPLPEIVAGPEAATQVAASDCHTVLNGITGSIGLAPTLAALEAGRTLALANKESLIVGGPLVKALAKPGQIIPVDSEHAALFQALASGTRADVRKLVVTASGGPFRGRSKADLAQVTVEDALAHPTWAMGPVITINSATLVNKGLEVIEAHLLYDISFDRIEVVVHPQSYVHSMVEFTDGSTIAQATPPDMRGPIAIGLGWPERVPDAAPTFDWSKASTWEFFPLDNDAFPSVNLARHVGELAGTAPAVFNAANEECVEAFRAGALPFNGIMETVTRVVEEHGSPRAGTSLTVADVLEAETWARRRAQELAAHTAEARA is encoded by the coding sequence ATGAGCGACAGTCCAGCCCCACTCGCCGACCCGCATCTGGTCTACGACCCCGTAGCGGGCGACGGCCCCAAGGACGTGGTGATCCTCGGCTCCACCGGCTCGATCGGCACCCAGGCCATCGACCTCGTGCTGCGCAACCCCGACCGGTTCCGGGTCACCGCCCTGTCCGCCAACGGCGGCCGGGTCGCCCTCCTCGCCGAGCAGGCGTACCGGCTGAAGGCGCGGACCGTCGCGGTCGCCCGCGAGGACGTCGTACCGGCGCTGCGCGAGGCCCTGAAGGCCCAGTACGGCACGGGGGAGCCGCTCCCCGAGATCGTCGCAGGACCGGAGGCGGCCACCCAGGTCGCCGCCTCCGACTGCCACACCGTCCTGAACGGCATCACCGGCTCCATCGGCCTCGCCCCCACCCTCGCCGCCCTGGAGGCGGGCCGCACGCTCGCGCTCGCCAACAAGGAATCGCTGATCGTCGGCGGGCCGCTGGTCAAAGCGCTCGCCAAGCCAGGGCAGATCATCCCCGTCGACTCCGAGCACGCGGCCCTGTTCCAGGCGCTGGCGTCCGGGACGAGGGCAGACGTCCGGAAGCTGGTCGTCACGGCGTCCGGCGGGCCGTTCCGGGGCCGCTCGAAGGCGGACCTGGCCCAGGTGACCGTCGAGGACGCCCTCGCCCACCCCACCTGGGCCATGGGCCCGGTGATCACGATCAACTCCGCGACCCTCGTCAACAAGGGCCTGGAGGTCATCGAGGCGCACCTCCTCTACGACATTTCCTTCGACCGCATTGAGGTGGTCGTGCATCCCCAGTCGTATGTTCACTCGATGGTTGAGTTCACTGACGGATCCACGATCGCCCAGGCGACGCCCCCCGACATGCGCGGGCCGATCGCCATCGGCCTCGGCTGGCCGGAGCGCGTCCCCGACGCCGCGCCGACGTTCGACTGGAGCAAGGCGTCGACGTGGGAGTTCTTCCCGCTCGACAACGACGCGTTCCCCTCGGTCAACCTGGCGCGTCACGTGGGCGAGCTCGCGGGCACGGCACCGGCGGTGTTCAATGCGGCAAACGAGGAGTGCGTGGAGGCCTTCCGGGCCGGCGCACTGCCGTTCAACGGGATCATGGAGACCGTGACCCGGGTGGTGGAGGAGCACGGCAGCCCGCGCGCGGGAACTTCGCTCACCGTCGCGGACGTCCTCGAAGCGGAGACCTGGGCCCGCAGGCGGGCACAGGAACTGGCGGCACACACGGCGGAGGCCCGTGCATGA
- a CDS encoding acyl-CoA dehydrogenase family protein — translation MSAAPTKPTVTEREARQVAEEARQQDWRKPSFAKELFLGRFRLDLIHPHPMPTDEAAQRGEEFLAKLRDFVETKVDGALIERESRIPDDVIDGLKEIGAFGMKIDTKYGGLGLGQVYYNKALTLAGSASPAIGVLLSAHQSIGVPQPLKLFGTPEQKERFLPRCARTDISAFLLTEPDVGSDPARLATSAVPDGDDYVLDGVKLWTTNGVVADLLVVMARVPKSEGHKGGITAFVVETNSPGITVENRNAFMGLRGIENGVTRFHQVRVPAANRIGPEGAGLKIALTTLNTGRLSLPASCVAAGKWCLKIAREWSAAREQWGKPLAAHEAVGSKISFIAATTFALEAVTDLASQMADEDRNDIRIEGALAKLYASEMAWTIADELIQIRGGRGFETAESLRARGERPVAAEQVLRDLRINRIFEGSTEIMHLLIAREAVDAHLSVAGDLIDPDKSLQDKAKAGANAGVFYAKWLPKLVAGQGQLPYSYGEFKRGVDLSPHLRYVERTSRKLARSTFYGMSRWQGRMETKQGFLGRVVDIGAELFAMSAVCVRAEHLRGQGEHGREAYQLADAFCQQARLRIEELFGRLWSNTDDLDRKVVKGVMSGTYEWLEQGIVDPSDDGAPWIADATPGPSERENVHRPIR, via the coding sequence ATGTCCGCAGCACCCACGAAGCCCACTGTCACTGAGCGTGAGGCACGTCAGGTAGCGGAGGAGGCCCGGCAGCAGGACTGGCGCAAGCCCAGCTTCGCCAAGGAACTGTTCCTGGGCCGCTTCCGCCTCGACCTGATCCACCCACACCCGATGCCCACCGACGAGGCCGCCCAGCGCGGCGAGGAGTTCCTCGCCAAGCTCCGCGACTTCGTCGAGACGAAGGTCGACGGCGCCCTCATCGAGCGCGAGTCCCGCATTCCCGACGACGTGATCGACGGGCTGAAGGAAATCGGCGCCTTCGGCATGAAGATCGACACCAAGTACGGCGGGCTCGGCCTCGGCCAGGTCTACTACAACAAGGCCCTCACCCTGGCCGGCTCGGCGTCCCCCGCGATCGGCGTGCTGCTCTCCGCCCATCAGTCGATCGGCGTACCGCAGCCGCTGAAGCTGTTCGGCACCCCCGAGCAGAAGGAGCGGTTCCTGCCGCGCTGCGCCCGCACCGACATCAGCGCCTTCCTGCTGACCGAGCCCGACGTGGGCTCCGACCCGGCACGCCTGGCCACCTCCGCCGTACCCGACGGGGACGACTACGTCCTCGACGGGGTCAAGCTGTGGACGACCAACGGCGTGGTCGCCGACCTCCTCGTCGTCATGGCCCGAGTGCCGAAGTCCGAGGGCCACAAGGGCGGCATCACCGCCTTCGTCGTGGAGACCAACTCGCCCGGCATCACCGTCGAGAACCGCAACGCCTTCATGGGCCTGCGCGGCATCGAGAACGGCGTCACCCGCTTCCACCAGGTCCGCGTCCCCGCCGCCAACCGCATCGGCCCCGAGGGCGCCGGCCTGAAGATCGCGCTCACCACGCTGAACACCGGACGGCTGTCCCTGCCCGCGTCCTGTGTCGCCGCCGGCAAGTGGTGCCTGAAGATCGCCCGCGAATGGTCGGCGGCGCGCGAGCAGTGGGGCAAGCCGCTCGCCGCCCACGAGGCCGTCGGCTCCAAGATCTCCTTCATCGCGGCCACCACCTTCGCCCTGGAAGCCGTCACCGACCTGGCCTCGCAGATGGCCGACGAGGACCGCAACGACATCCGCATCGAAGGCGCCCTCGCCAAGCTCTACGCCTCCGAGATGGCCTGGACGATCGCCGACGAACTGATCCAGATCCGCGGCGGCCGCGGCTTCGAGACGGCCGAGTCGCTCAGGGCCCGCGGCGAGCGCCCGGTCGCCGCCGAGCAGGTACTGCGCGACCTGCGCATCAACCGCATCTTCGAGGGCTCGACGGAGATCATGCACCTGCTGATCGCCCGGGAGGCCGTCGACGCCCACCTGTCGGTCGCCGGTGACCTCATCGACCCCGACAAGTCCCTCCAGGACAAGGCGAAGGCGGGCGCCAACGCCGGCGTCTTCTACGCCAAGTGGCTGCCGAAACTGGTCGCCGGCCAGGGGCAACTGCCGTATTCGTACGGCGAGTTCAAACGCGGCGTCGACCTCTCCCCGCACCTTCGCTACGTCGAACGCACGTCCCGCAAACTCGCCCGCTCCACCTTCTACGGCATGTCCCGCTGGCAGGGCCGCATGGAGACCAAGCAGGGCTTCCTGGGCCGGGTCGTCGACATCGGCGCCGAGCTGTTCGCGATGAGCGCGGTGTGCGTGCGCGCGGAGCACCTGCGCGGCCAGGGCGAGCACGGCCGCGAGGCCTACCAGCTCGCTGACGCCTTCTGCCAGCAGGCCCGCCTGCGGATCGAGGAGCTCTTCGGCCGCCTGTGGTCCAACACCGACGACCTCGACCGCAAGGTCGTCAAGGGCGTGATGTCGGGCACGTACGAGTGGCTGGAGCAGGGCATCGTCGACCCGTCGGACGACGGCGCCCCCTGGATCGCCGACGCGACGCCGGGCCCGAGCGAGCGGGAGAACGTGCACCGGCCGATCAGGTGA
- the ispG gene encoding flavodoxin-dependent (E)-4-hydroxy-3-methylbut-2-enyl-diphosphate synthase: MTAISLGMPSVPTRLAERRRSRQIQVGTVAVGGDAPVSVQSMTTTRTSDIGATLQQIAELTASGCQIVRVACPTQDDADALATIARKSQIPVIADIHFQPKYVFAAIEAGCAAVRVNPGNIKQFDDKVKEIARAAKDHGTPIRIGVNAGSLDRRLLQKYGKATPEALAESALWEASLFEEHDFRDIKISVKHNDPVVMVEAYRQLAAQCDYPLHLGVTEAGPAFQGTIKSAVAFGALLSQGIGDTIRVSLSAPPVEEVKVGNQILESLNLRQRGLEIVSCPSCGRAQVDVYKLAEEVTAGLTGMEVPLRVAVMGCVVNGPGEAREADLGVASGNGKGQIFVKGEVIKTVPESKIVETLIEEAMKLAEQMEADGVASGEPSVAVAG; the protein is encoded by the coding sequence ATGACTGCGATTTCTCTCGGCATGCCGTCCGTTCCGACCAGGCTCGCCGAGCGCCGGCGGAGCCGCCAGATCCAGGTCGGCACCGTGGCGGTCGGCGGGGACGCGCCGGTCTCGGTCCAGTCGATGACGACGACGCGTACGTCCGACATCGGCGCCACTCTCCAGCAGATCGCGGAGCTCACGGCCTCCGGCTGCCAGATCGTGCGCGTGGCCTGTCCGACGCAGGACGACGCGGACGCCCTCGCGACGATCGCCCGCAAGTCCCAGATCCCGGTGATCGCGGACATCCACTTCCAGCCGAAGTACGTGTTCGCGGCGATCGAGGCCGGCTGCGCGGCGGTCCGCGTGAACCCCGGCAACATCAAGCAGTTCGACGACAAGGTCAAGGAGATCGCGCGGGCCGCGAAGGACCACGGCACCCCGATCCGCATCGGCGTCAACGCCGGCTCGCTGGACCGCCGTCTGCTCCAGAAGTACGGCAAGGCCACGCCCGAGGCGCTCGCCGAGTCGGCCCTGTGGGAGGCGTCCCTCTTCGAGGAGCACGACTTCCGGGACATCAAGATCTCGGTCAAGCACAACGACCCGGTCGTGATGGTCGAGGCTTACCGTCAGCTGGCCGCCCAGTGCGACTACCCGCTCCACCTCGGCGTGACGGAGGCGGGCCCGGCCTTCCAGGGCACGATCAAGTCGGCCGTGGCCTTCGGCGCCCTGCTGTCCCAGGGCATCGGCGACACCATCCGCGTGTCCCTCTCGGCCCCGCCCGTCGAGGAGGTCAAGGTCGGCAACCAGATCCTGGAGTCCCTGAACCTCAGGCAGCGCGGCCTGGAGATCGTGTCCTGCCCGTCCTGCGGCCGCGCCCAGGTCGACGTCTACAAGCTCGCCGAGGAGGTCACGGCAGGCCTCACGGGCATGGAGGTCCCGCTTCGCGTGGCCGTCATGGGCTGCGTCGTGAACGGCCCAGGCGAGGCCCGCGAGGCCGACCTCGGCGTCGCCTCCGGCAACGGCAAGGGCCAGATCTTCGTCAAGGGCGAGGTCATCAAGACCGTCCCCGAGTCCAAGATCGTCGAGACCCTCATCGAGGAGGCCATGAAGCTGGCCGAACAGATGGAGGCGGACGGCGTGGCGAGCGGCGAGCCGTCGGTGGCG
- a CDS encoding glycoside hydrolase family 12 protein, which produces MAKTALRKITMAVLAPAMALGATVGLASAPASAAVWNSCDQWGNTSLNGYTLYNNIWGSGAGSQCIWANSGTNWGVWANHPGTGGIKSYPNSKKVINKTIASLGSLTSSYNVTVPSSGAYNTSYDIWDTDYDYEIMLWVNYNGAVGPLGTSQGNVTLGGHTWTVYKGSNGANEVFSFLRTSDSNSGTVDIKPILSWIANTKGWMSSSETIGDVQFGYEITSSSGGLDFATNNLTVSSS; this is translated from the coding sequence ACCGCACTACGCAAGATCACCATGGCCGTGCTGGCCCCGGCGATGGCCCTCGGCGCCACCGTCGGGCTCGCCTCCGCCCCCGCCTCGGCCGCCGTCTGGAACTCCTGCGACCAGTGGGGCAACACCAGTCTGAACGGCTACACGCTCTACAACAACATCTGGGGCTCCGGCGCCGGCAGCCAGTGCATCTGGGCCAACTCCGGTACCAACTGGGGTGTCTGGGCCAACCACCCGGGCACCGGCGGCATCAAGTCCTACCCCAACTCCAAGAAGGTGATCAACAAGACGATCGCCTCCCTCGGCTCGCTCACCAGCAGCTACAACGTCACCGTTCCGTCGTCCGGCGCGTACAACACGTCGTACGACATCTGGGACACCGACTACGACTACGAGATCATGCTCTGGGTCAACTACAACGGCGCCGTCGGCCCGCTCGGCACCTCGCAGGGCAACGTCACGCTCGGCGGTCACACCTGGACCGTCTACAAGGGCAGCAACGGCGCGAACGAGGTCTTCTCGTTCCTGCGGACGTCCGACTCCAACTCCGGCACCGTGGACATCAAGCCGATCCTCAGCTGGATCGCCAACACCAAGGGCTGGATGTCCAGCAGCGAGACCATCGGCGACGTGCAGTTCGGCTACGAGATCACCTCGTCGTCCGGCGGGCTCGACTTCGCCACCAACAACCTGACCGTCAGCAGCAGCTGA
- a CDS encoding glycoside hydrolase family 31 protein, which produces MNQPAENQPQPGTVSLAQSSPTVGTFRERDGALEWSGRQETVRVEPWGPDAVRVRARLGGPVLEGLPNALLDEPPATGSSVKIGDGEAQLTVGALTVLVDAEGLIRFLRTEDGEEVLAEERAHFWWPGPRLYTAVGNGHHRLEQRFAAYDDERLYGLGQHQHGRFDQKGLVLDLVQRNAEVGIPVLSSSRGYTLLWNNPAIGRVELAHNGTRWVADSARQIDYWITAGSPADGQRRYSAATGRTPMLPEWAAGFWQCKLRYRTQDELLAVAREYKRRGLPLSAIVCDFFHWTHLGDWKFDPAEWPDPAAMVRELDELGVKLVVSVWPSVSPLSENHALMEQRGYFIGTQYGPMAHADWPDKEVASTVQVAFYDATNPDAREFVWSKVRDNYLVPYGITAFWLDACEPELKPGFQENLRYWTGPGLEVGNSYPAENSRTFHEGLRAQGEEVITLNRSAWAGSQRYGAALWSGDIGTDFATLRRQLAAGLNTALSGIPWWNTDIGGFHGGDPDDPAYREVMVRWFQFGALSPLMRLHGFRDPGTPLGPEMTGGPNEVWSYGEEAGPILEKYLRLRERLKPYVLQVMREAHEEGLPVMRPLFLEFPGDPAAWSVDDAYLFGRDLLVAPVLSAGATTWTTYLPAGARWTDAWTGETYGGGAAVTVDAPLDRIPLFLRDGARLPVAE; this is translated from the coding sequence GTGAATCAGCCTGCCGAAAACCAGCCCCAGCCAGGCACGGTCAGCCTCGCGCAGTCGTCCCCGACCGTCGGCACGTTCCGCGAGCGGGACGGCGCGCTGGAGTGGAGCGGCCGCCAGGAGACCGTACGCGTGGAGCCGTGGGGTCCGGACGCGGTCCGGGTGCGTGCCCGGCTCGGTGGTCCGGTCCTCGAAGGACTGCCGAACGCCCTTCTCGACGAACCTCCGGCCACGGGGAGCTCGGTCAAGATCGGTGACGGGGAGGCGCAGCTGACCGTGGGCGCGCTGACCGTGCTGGTCGACGCCGAGGGCCTGATCCGTTTCCTGCGCACCGAGGACGGCGAGGAGGTGCTCGCCGAGGAGCGCGCCCATTTCTGGTGGCCCGGCCCGCGTCTCTACACCGCCGTCGGCAACGGCCACCACCGCCTGGAGCAGCGCTTCGCCGCGTACGACGACGAGAGGCTGTACGGTCTCGGCCAGCACCAGCACGGACGGTTCGACCAGAAGGGCCTGGTCCTCGACCTCGTCCAGCGCAACGCCGAGGTCGGCATCCCGGTGCTGTCGTCCAGCCGGGGCTACACCCTGCTGTGGAACAACCCGGCGATCGGCCGCGTGGAGCTCGCGCACAACGGCACCAGGTGGGTCGCCGACTCGGCCCGCCAGATCGACTACTGGATCACCGCGGGCAGCCCTGCCGACGGCCAGCGGCGCTACAGCGCGGCGACGGGCCGTACGCCGATGCTGCCCGAGTGGGCGGCGGGCTTCTGGCAGTGCAAGCTGCGCTACCGCACGCAGGACGAACTCCTCGCGGTGGCGCGGGAGTACAAGCGCCGGGGCCTGCCCCTGTCGGCGATCGTCTGCGACTTCTTCCACTGGACGCACCTCGGCGACTGGAAGTTCGACCCGGCCGAGTGGCCCGACCCGGCGGCCATGGTCCGGGAACTGGACGAGCTGGGCGTCAAGTTGGTGGTCAGCGTATGGCCGTCGGTGTCGCCGCTGAGCGAGAACCACGCCCTGATGGAGCAGCGCGGCTACTTCATCGGCACCCAGTACGGCCCGATGGCACACGCCGACTGGCCCGACAAGGAGGTGGCCTCCACGGTCCAGGTGGCGTTCTACGACGCCACGAACCCGGACGCGCGTGAGTTCGTGTGGTCGAAGGTGCGCGACAACTACCTCGTCCCGTACGGCATCACGGCCTTCTGGCTGGATGCCTGCGAGCCGGAGCTGAAGCCGGGCTTCCAGGAGAATTTGCGCTACTGGACGGGTCCGGGCCTGGAGGTCGGCAACAGCTACCCGGCCGAGAACTCCCGCACCTTCCACGAGGGCCTGCGGGCACAGGGCGAGGAGGTCATCACCCTCAACCGCTCGGCCTGGGCGGGCAGTCAGCGCTACGGCGCCGCCCTGTGGTCCGGGGACATCGGCACCGACTTCGCGACCCTGCGCCGCCAGCTCGCGGCCGGACTCAACACCGCGCTGTCCGGTATCCCCTGGTGGAACACGGACATCGGCGGCTTCCACGGCGGCGACCCGGACGACCCGGCGTACCGCGAGGTCATGGTCCGCTGGTTCCAGTTCGGCGCGCTGTCCCCGCTGATGCGTCTGCACGGCTTCCGCGACCCGGGCACGCCGCTCGGCCCGGAGATGACCGGCGGCCCGAACGAGGTGTGGTCGTACGGCGAGGAGGCCGGCCCGATCCTGGAGAAGTACCTGCGGCTGCGCGAGCGCCTCAAGCCGTACGTCCTTCAGGTCATGCGCGAGGCCCACGAGGAGGGCCTGCCGGTGATGCGGCCGCTGTTCCTGGAGTTCCCGGGCGACCCGGCGGCCTGGTCGGTCGACGACGCCTACCTCTTCGGCCGCGACCTGCTGGTCGCCCCGGTGCTGTCGGCGGGCGCGACGACATGGACGACGTACCTCCCGGCGGGCGCGCGCTGGACGGACGCGTGGACCGGGGAGACGTACGGGGGCGGTGCGGCCGTGACGGTCGACGCCCCGCTGGACCGCATCCCGCTGTTCCTGCGGGACGGGGCACGGCTGCCTGTAGCGGAGTAG
- a CDS encoding LacI family DNA-binding transcriptional regulator, which translates to MVTLAEVAQHAGVSASTVSYVLSGKRSISTTTRHRVEQSIRELGYHPNAGARALASSRSNIIALMIPLRTDMYVPVMMEIAIAVATTARTHGYDVLLLTGEEGPDAVRRVTGSGLADAMILMDVQLDDERLPLLRGTDQPSVLIGLPADTSGLTCVDLDFKATGALCVEHLATLGHRDIAVIGEAPAVYERHTGFAERTLDGLRLRSQESGLRLLHRSCEGGYDAMAVTLARILDERPGTTGFVVQNESAVEPLLALLRQQGRAVPEDVSVVGICPDQVATQASVRLTSVSIPAQEMGRHAVEQLVAKLDGRGSDEVLLIAPELTVRASTGPAPSAAH; encoded by the coding sequence ATGGTCACCCTTGCCGAGGTCGCCCAGCACGCCGGAGTCTCGGCGAGCACGGTGAGCTATGTCCTCAGTGGCAAGCGGTCCATCTCCACGACCACCCGGCACCGGGTCGAGCAGAGCATCCGCGAACTCGGCTACCACCCGAACGCGGGCGCCCGTGCCCTGGCCAGCAGCAGGTCGAACATCATCGCGCTGATGATCCCGCTGCGCACCGACATGTACGTGCCGGTGATGATGGAGATCGCCATCGCGGTGGCCACCACGGCCCGCACGCACGGCTACGACGTCCTGCTGCTGACCGGCGAGGAGGGCCCCGACGCGGTGCGCCGCGTCACCGGCAGCGGGCTCGCCGACGCGATGATCCTGATGGACGTCCAGCTGGACGACGAGCGGCTGCCGCTGCTGCGCGGCACCGACCAGCCGTCCGTGCTGATCGGGCTGCCCGCCGACACCTCCGGGCTGACCTGCGTCGACCTCGACTTCAAGGCGACCGGCGCGCTGTGCGTGGAGCATCTGGCAACGCTGGGGCACCGCGACATCGCTGTCATCGGCGAGGCGCCGGCCGTCTATGAACGGCACACCGGTTTCGCGGAGCGCACGCTCGACGGACTGCGGCTGCGTTCCCAGGAGTCGGGGCTCCGGCTGCTGCACCGGTCGTGCGAGGGCGGGTACGACGCGATGGCCGTCACCCTCGCCCGCATCCTCGACGAACGCCCGGGCACCACCGGGTTCGTCGTGCAGAACGAGTCGGCGGTCGAGCCGCTGCTCGCGCTGCTGCGCCAGCAGGGCCGTGCCGTACCCGAGGACGTGTCGGTGGTCGGCATCTGCCCCGACCAGGTGGCCACCCAGGCCTCGGTGCGGCTGACGTCCGTCTCCATTCCCGCCCAGGAGATGGGCCGGCACGCCGTGGAGCAGCTGGTCGCCAAGCTCGACGGGCGCGGCAGCGACGAAGTCCTGCTGATCGCGCCCGAGTTGACGGTCCGGGCGAGCACGGGCCCGGCGCCGTCCGCCGCCCACTGA
- a CDS encoding M50 family metallopeptidase, whose product MFILGIVLFAVGLLASIAWHELGHLSTAKLFGIRVPQYMVGFGPTIWSRNKGETEYGIKAIPFGGYIRMIGMFPPGPDGRLEARSTSPWRGMIEDARSAAFEELKPGDHTRLFYTRKPWKRVIVMFAGPFMNLVLAVALFLTVLMGFGIQQQTTTVSSVSPCVIAQTQNRDECKASDPKSPAAAAGMKAGDKIVSFGGVPTEEWNSLSDLIRDSAGKEVPIVVDRKGEQVTLHAKIATNQVVKKDAAGAYVEGEYIKAGFLGFSSATGVVKQDFGDSVSWMTDRVGEAVDSLIALPSKVPALWDATFGDGERAPDSPMGIVGAARVSGEIATLDIPASQQLATFVFLLAGFNLSLFLFNMLPLLPLDGGHIAGAMWESLRRNTAKVLRRPDPGPFDVAKLMPVAYVVAGIFVCFTLLVLVADVVNPVRIS is encoded by the coding sequence ATGTTCATCCTCGGCATAGTGCTGTTCGCGGTCGGGCTCCTCGCCTCGATCGCCTGGCACGAGCTGGGCCACCTGTCCACGGCCAAGCTGTTCGGCATCCGCGTGCCGCAGTACATGGTCGGCTTCGGCCCCACCATCTGGTCGCGGAACAAGGGCGAGACCGAGTACGGCATCAAGGCGATCCCGTTCGGTGGCTACATCCGCATGATCGGCATGTTCCCGCCGGGACCGGACGGCCGCCTGGAGGCCCGCTCCACATCCCCCTGGCGCGGCATGATCGAGGACGCCCGCTCGGCCGCGTTCGAGGAGCTCAAGCCGGGTGACCACACCCGCCTCTTCTACACGCGCAAGCCATGGAAGCGGGTCATCGTGATGTTCGCGGGCCCCTTCATGAACCTCGTCCTCGCGGTGGCCCTGTTCCTCACCGTGCTGATGGGCTTCGGCATCCAGCAGCAGACGACCACCGTGAGCTCGGTCTCCCCGTGCGTCATCGCCCAGACCCAGAACCGCGACGAGTGCAAGGCCTCCGACCCCAAGTCCCCGGCCGCCGCCGCGGGCATGAAGGCCGGCGACAAGATCGTCTCCTTCGGCGGGGTACCGACCGAGGAGTGGAACTCCCTCTCCGACCTCATCCGCGACAGCGCCGGCAAGGAGGTGCCGATCGTCGTCGACCGCAAGGGCGAGCAAGTCACCCTGCACGCGAAGATCGCCACCAACCAGGTCGTGAAGAAGGACGCCGCCGGCGCCTATGTCGAGGGCGAGTACATCAAGGCGGGCTTCCTCGGCTTCAGCTCGGCCACCGGCGTCGTCAAACAGGACTTCGGCGACTCGGTCAGCTGGATGACGGACCGGGTCGGCGAGGCCGTCGACTCCCTCATCGCCCTGCCTTCCAAGGTCCCCGCCCTGTGGGACGCGACCTTCGGCGACGGCGAGCGCGCACCGGACTCCCCGATGGGCATCGTGGGCGCGGCGAGGGTGAGCGGCGAGATCGCGACGCTGGACATCCCGGCCTCGCAGCAGCTGGCCACGTTCGTCTTCCTCCTGGCCGGCTTCAACCTCTCCCTGTTCCTCTTCAACATGCTCCCGCTGCTGCCGCTCGACGGCGGCCATATCGCGGGGGCCATGTGGGAGTCGCTGCGCCGCAACACGGCGAAGGTGCTGCGCCGTCCCGACCCCGGTCCGTTCGATGTGGCGAAGCTGATGCCGGTGGCCTACGTGGTGGCCGGGATCTTCGTCTGCTTCACGCTGCTCGTGCTGGTGGCGGACGTGGTTAACCCGGTCAGAATCTCCTAG